The Naumovozyma dairenensis CBS 421 chromosome 3, complete genome genome has a window encoding:
- the SSZ1 gene encoding ribosome-associated complex protein SSZ1 (similar to Saccharomyces cerevisiae SSZ1 (YHR064C); ancestral locus Anc_5.335): MSSPVIGISFGNTSSSIAYINPKNDVDVIANPDGERAIPSVLSYVGEDEYHGGQALQQLVRNPTNTIINFRDFIGLPFDQCDISRCANSAPAVEIDGKVGFVIAKGEGKEEKLTVDEVVSRHLNRLKLAAEDYIGQKVNQAVLTVPTNFTTEQKDALSTAADKVGLKIVQFINEPSAALLAHIEQFPSEKDCNVVVADFGGVRSDAAVFAIRGGIFTILATAHDNTLGGDNLDAELIEYFAKDFQTKTKTNPRKNARSLAKLRINSIVTKKTLSNATTATISIDSLADGFDYHTSINRMRYELVASKVFGKFGEFINSTIKKANLDPLDIDAVLLAGGVSFSPKLATNLEYTLPESVEILGPSNANASNYPNELAASGAALQARLVADYDEDELKEALQPIIVNTLHLQKPIGLVDSEGNFVPILLAETSYPVQKKITLKKASGDLLIGVYEGDSTIEERTVDPAEKKANEEADEDESEWSDEDDEPEVIREKKYTLSTKLMELGIKGVKSGLELVFNINKDGKLTVSARDLKTNQVVKGEL; encoded by the coding sequence ATGTCTTCTCCGGTCATTGGTATCTCATTCGGGAACACTTCTTCCTCTATTGCTTACATTAACCCAAAAAATGATGTCGATGTCATCGCTAACCCAGATGGTGAACGTGCCATCCCATCTGTTCTATCATACGTCGGTGAAGACGAATACCATGGTGGTCAAGCTTTACAACAACTAGTTAGAAACCCAACAAACACCATCATTAACTTCCGTGATTTCATTGGTTTACCATTCGATCAATGTGATATTTCCAGATGTGCTAACAGTGCACCAGCTGTGGAAATCGACGGTAAAGTTGGTTTCGTTATTGCTAAGGGTGAAggtaaagaagaaaaactaACCGTTGATGAAGTTGTTTCTAGACATTTAAATAGACTAAAGTTAGCTGCTGAAGATTATATCGGTCAAAAAGTTAACCAAGCTGTCTTAACGGTTCCAACCAATTTCACTACTGAACAAAAGGACGCATTATCCACTGCTGCCGATAAAGTCGGGTTGAAGATTgttcaattcattaatgaacCATCTGCTGCCTTATTAGCACACATTGAACAATTCCCATCCGAAAAAGATTGTAacgttgttgttgctgatTTTGGTGGTGTTAGATCAGATGCTGCTGTTTTTGCTATTCGTGGTGGTATTTTCACCATCTTGGCTACTGCCCATGATAACACCTTAGGTGGTGACAATTTGGATGCTGAGTTGATTGAATACTTTGCAAAGGATTTCCAAACGAAGACTAAAACTAACCCAAGAAAAAATGCTAGATCATTAGCTAAATTAAGAATTAATTCTATTGTCACCAAAAAGACGTTATCTAACGCTACTACTGCCACCATTTCTATTGATTCATTAGCTGACGGTTTCGATTACCATACATCTATTAACAGAATGAGATATGAATTAGTCGCCAGTAAAGTTTTCGGTAAATTTGGTGAATTCATCAACTCCACTATCAAGAAGGCTAACTTAGATCCATTAGATATTGACGCTGTCCTATTGGCCGGTGGTGTTTCATTTTCTCCAAAATTAGCCACTAACTTAGAATATACTTTACCTGAATCTGTTGAAATTTTAGGTCCAAGCAATGCTAATGCATCCAACTATCCAAATGAATTAGCTGCTTCTGGTGCTGCCTTACAAGCTAGATTAGTTGCCGACtatgatgaagatgaattgaagGAAGCTTTACAACCAATTATTGTTAACACTTTACATTTACAAAAACCAATTGGTTTAGTTGACAGTGAAGGTAACTTTGTTCCAATCCTATTGGCTGAAACTTCTTATCCAgttcaaaagaaaataactTTGAAGAAGGCCTCTGGTGATCTATTGATCGGTGTTTACGAAGGTGACTCCactattgaagaaagaactGTTGATCCAGCAGAAAAGAAAGCCAATGAAGAAGccgatgaagatgaaagtGAATGGTccgatgaagatgatgaaccAGAAGTTATtagagaaaagaaatacaCCCTATCTACCAAATTGATGGAATTAGGTATCAAGGGTGTCAAAAGTGGTTTAGAActtgttttcaatattaacaAAGATGGTAAATTGACTGTTAGTGCAAGAGATTTAAAGACTAACCAAGTTGTTAAGGGCGAATTATAA
- the NDAI0C02090 gene encoding HAD family hydrolase (similar to Saccharomyces cerevisiae DOG1 (YHR044C); ancestral locus Anc_5.290) has product MASFTVDFCLFDLDGTIVSTTVAAESAWKKLCAEYDVDPEKLFKYSHGARSNEIMARFFPKLDNSDNKAVKELELSMAYDYLDTVQLIPGSKDLLISLDKETGSAKEVGQRKWAIVTSGSPYLAYSWFDTILKEIGKPDTFITGFDVKNGKPDPEGYAKARDQLCETLKLDKEKARYVVFEDAPVGITAGKKIGAITVGITSTYDKEVLFDAGADFVVEDLTHVTVNKNNSDGIIIEIFDPVRE; this is encoded by the coding sequence ATGGCTTCCTTTACAGTTGATTTCTGCTTATTTGATTTGGATGGTACAATTGTAAGTACCACAGTTGCTGCGGAAAGCGCATGGAAGAAACTATGTGCAGAATATGATGTCGATCcggaaaaattatttaaatactCTCACGGTGCTAGATCTAATGAAATCATGGCAAGATTTTTCCcaaaattagataataGTGATAATAAAGCAGTTAAAGAACTGGAACTTTCTATGGCCTATGATTACTTAGACACCGTCCAATTGATTCCCGGTTCTAAAGATCTGTTGATTTCATTGGATAAAGAAACTGGGTCTGCAAAGGAAGTGGGACAAAGAAAATGGGCTATTGTTACTTCAGGTTCACCGTATTTGGCATATTCTTGGTTCGATACCATCTTAAAGGAAATTGGCAAACCTGATACCTTCATAACAGGCTTTGACGTGAAAAATGGGAAGCCGGACCCAGAAGGTTATGCTAAAGCTCGAGACCAATTATGCGAAACACTAAAACTTGATAAAGAGAAAGCAAGATATGTTGTGTTTGAAGATGCGCCTGTGGGCATCACCGCAGGGAAGAAGATTGGTGCCATTACTGTTGGTATTACCTCTACGTATGATAAGGAAGTTCTATTTGATGCGGGTGCCGACTTTGTCGTTGAAGATTTGACTCATGTCACGGTtaacaagaacaacagTGACGgtattataattgaaattttcgATCCAGTTCGAGAATGA
- the NDAI0C02100 gene encoding HAD family hydrolase (similar to Saccharomyces cerevisiae DOG2 (YHR043C)), with translation MTQDRNSNKVKVDFCLFDLDGTLVNTIKASEAVWRNLCKEYGVNPEELFKHSHGSKTGEILEKFFPALDNTDNKAVRDLEISMGRDYLDSVFAVPGAKDLLQQLNIPSPDTTERKWAIVTSGSHYIAFGWFKSILGDIEKPDVFITAFDVKTGKPDPEGYAKARDQLAEKTCLKTATDQIKTIVFEDAPVGILAGKAMGALTIGITTTFPKDVLFNAGADFVVEDLTHVKMLKNDQNGIVLEINDSLSR, from the coding sequence ATGACACAAGATAGAAACTCAAACAAAGTCAAAGTAGATTTTTGTCTGTTCGATTTAGATGGGACTTTAGTCAACACTATCAAAGCCAGTGAAGCAGTCTGGAGAAACCTATGTAAAGAATACGGCGTGAACCCAGAAGAGCTATTCAAACATTCCCACGGTTCCAAAACAGGTGAAATCCTAGAAAAATTCTTCCCTGCATTAGATAATACTGATAACAAAGCAGTTAGAGATTTAGAAATCTCCATGGGAAGAGATTATCTCGATTCTGTTTTCGCCGTGCCTGGTGCCAAAGATCTCCTTcaacaattgaatatcCCTTCACCTGACACCACTGAAAGAAAATGGGCTATTGTGACCAGTGGCTCCCATTATATCGCCTTCGGTTGGTTCAAGTCTATCTTGGgagatattgaaaaaccTGATGTTTTCATCACTGCGTTCGACGTGAAGACAGGGAAACCAGATCCAGAAGGTTACGCAAAAGCTCGTGATCAATTGGCTGAGAAGACTTGTCTAAAGACAGCCACTGATCAAATCAAGACAattgtttttgaagatGCCCCTGTAGGTATTCTTGCCGGGAAGGCAATGGGTGCTCTAACTATTGGGATCACTACCACTTTCCCTAAGGATGTCCTATTCAATGCCGGGGCAGATTTCGTCGTGGAAGATTTGACACATGTTAAGATGCTTAAGAACGACCAAAATGGGATTGTCTTGGAAATTAATGATTCCTTGTCAAGATAG
- the NCP1 gene encoding NADPH--hemoprotein reductase (similar to Saccharomyces cerevisiae NCP1 (YHR042W); ancestral locus Anc_5.292) has translation MDTIDVIVFLALLFGVALYLHRATIKDLFFSNDDELKAINSSGSRDLLQVLKEMNKNYLVLYASQTGTAEDYAKKFSKELISKFGLKVMCADIESYDYDSLFQLPSNIVISFFISTYGEGDFPDGSFSFEQFLTTQIDDEDNSLTNLQFTMFGLGNSTYEFFNGAAKKAVKYLKGANANLLGPFGEADDGSGTTDEDYISWTESVLEALKTVLNLDEHDQTFEPSFKYEILNEINDTVSLGEPSLQYLPINAGKQNGISFNEEGIQVGPFDQTHPYIAPITFSKELIKQIGDSKLDRNCVHAEIDISGSNLKYSTGDHVAFWPSNAIEKVNQFLSIFNLDGDLIFNLTPLDNTVKAPFLTPTTIRTAISHYLEITGPISRQFISQLVQFAPNESIKEKLITLSKDKLKFAQEITFKNYNIADALVYLSDDAKDVKWDSVPWNFLIETLPRLQPRYYSISSSSLSERQTVHITAIVEDSINELTNERTLGVTTNLLRNIERVQNSNNADAELLPVHYDLDGPRNLYQHFKLPIHIRRSTFKLPSNPKTPVIMIGPGTGIAPFRGFIRERVKFMENNPDNIKLGKHLLFYGSRNENDFLYKEEWPQYASKLGDSFEMIVAHSRIGDKKVYVQHKVKEYGEEIFKLLNDQSVGGAFIYVCGDAKGMAQDVQTTIVEILAHYQDISIVDALEIVKAMKTTGRYQEDVW, from the coding sequence ATGGATACAATCGACGTCATTGTCTTTTTGGCACTGCTTTTCGGTGTAGCACTATATCTTCATAGAGCAACAATAAAggatttattcttttctaatgatGACGAATTAAAGGCCATCAACTCATCTGGTTCTCGTGATTTACTCCAAGTCCTAAAGGaaatgaacaaaaattatttagtATTATACGCATCACAGACTGGTACTGCTGAAGATTATGCTAAGAAATTCTCCAAAGAATTGATCTCAAAATTTGGATTAAAAGTTATGTGCGCAGATATTGAATCTTATGATTATGATTCCCTTTTCCAACTACCTTCTAATATTgtcatttcattttttatcTCTACCTATGGTGAAGGTGACTTCCCAGATGGTTCATTCTCTTTTGAACAATTCCTTACCACTcaaattgatgatgaggataATTCATTAACCAATTTACAATTTACAATGTTTGGCTTGGGTAATTCTACTTACgaattcttcaatggtGCTGCAAAGAAAGCTGTTAAATACTTGAAAGGTGCTAATGCAAATTTATTGGGTCCATTCGGTGAGGCTGATGATGGTTCTGGTACCACTGATGAAGATTATATCTCATGGACTGAATCTGTCTTGGAAGCTTTGAAAACCGTCTTGAACTTAGATGAACATGATCAAACTTTCGAACCATCCTTTAAGTATGAAATTTTAAATGAGATTAATGATACAGTATCATTAGGTGAACCTTCTTTACAGTATTTACCAATAAATGCAGGAAAACAGAACGGGATATCGTTCAATGAAGAAGGTATTCAAGTGGGTCCCTTTGATCAAACACATCCATATATTGCACCAATAACTTTCtctaaagaattaattaaacAAATTGGCGATTCCAAATTAGACAGAAACTGTGTACATGCCGAAATAGATATTTCTGGTtccaatttgaaatattctaCTGGGGATCATGTTGCCTTTTGGCCATCTAATGCCATTGAAAAAGTCAATCAGTTTCTATCTATATTCAATCTAGATGGTGActtaattttcaatttgacTCCATTAGATAATACAGTTAAAGCGCCCTTTTTAACCCCAACTACTATCCGTACCGCAATAAGTCACTATTTAGAAATTACTGGTCCTATTTCAAGACAATTTATAAGTCAGTTAGTTCAATTTGCTCCAAATGAATCCatcaaggaaaaattaatcaCATTGTCAAaagataaattgaaattcgCACAAGAAATTAcatttaaaaattataatattgcTGATGCTTTAGTATATTTATCCGATGATGCGAAAGATGTGAAATGGGATTCTGTACCATGGAATTTCCTTATAGAAACTTTACCACGCCTTCAACCACGTTATTACTCCATttcatcctcatcattAAGCGAAAGACAAACTGTTCATATCACAGCAATCGTTGAAGACTcaataaatgaattgacTAATGAAAGAACCTTAGGTGTAACTACTAActtattaagaaatatagAACGCGTTCAAAATAGTAACAATGCTGATGCCGAGTTATTACCTGTTCATTACGACTTAGACGGACCAAGGAATTTATATCAACATTTTAAATTACCGATCCATATTCGTCGTTCTACTTTTAAATTGCCAAGTAATCCAAAGACACCTGTCATCATGATTGGACCCGGTACAGGTATAGCGCCATTCCGTGGATTTATTCGTGAGCGCGTTAAATTCATGGAAAATAATCCTGATAATATCAAACTTGGTAAACACCTCTTGTTTTATGGatcaagaaatgaaaatgatttcttGTATAAAGAAGAATGGCCACAATATGCTTCTAAATTGGGTGATTCATTTGAAATGATTGTCGCACATTCAAGAATCGGGGACAAGAAAGTTTATGTTCAACATAAAGTTAAAGAATATGGTGAAGagatattcaaattattgaacGATCAATCTGTAGGTGGTGCGTTCATCTACGTGTGTGGGGATGCTAAAGGGATGGCTCAAGATGTTCAAACTACAATAGTTGAAATATTGGCTCATTATCAAGATATTTCCATTGTAGATGCGCTTGAAATTGTCAAGGCAATGAAGACTACAGGAAGATACCAAGAAGATGTTTGGTAA